A DNA window from Amycolatopsis sp. DSM 110486 contains the following coding sequences:
- a CDS encoding CHAT domain-containing protein: MVAVRLFRRALNRVSRGEAPASLEIQVRVLISLGAADAEVTSTEAGLARLAAAETARQRLPAGETRAELGLIVNLQRAVVVMRAGRFAEALVLYDTVMPQLEVGDQLLFLRTLNNRALVHMALNQPAAAQADLVRALELSLALGQPRLEGKIRQNLGDHAQLLGDVPQALFHYEEAARIFVDFFEEESPGSLAVVRLDQARALLTAGLGEEAARHLDEALPQLRANGSGQHIAEAEVARAAAALLEGDFALARKFASDARRRFLRRGNTTWAEIAGLARFRADAHKILSTRDARSTARLPADLVALAERLSALGVRDEAAVARLLAVRLLLRREEFDEAAKVLAGVPKPRETAPIDHRMLFRLCRAELAVATGRPRSALAQARAGLRELGMIRDRMGGLDLVCGTAVHGEELGRLAMRLVLRRARNNAAGARRMFAWLERTRAQVYRYEPLPVIEDPVLSKHITEMRHLQRSIQRARAEGEPVKALEQRYSALQHEASRLGWYTSPWGRPRPVATPDEVVEQLGDRVLVSLVPYNGQLYSVVVDRGSFRLLKLGPYEDIVETAKQLHADLDALAPDHLPPMLAETVAASAVRRADKLDALISASLVKTLDDRELVIVPIGQLYAMPWGALPSLRGHAVSIAPSATAWITAKRATDAGAVLLAGGPGVPGAVGEVSKLRSVYPDARLVDGSDATSSAVLAALDGTRLAHLVAHGAHEPANALFSRLELVDGPLFAHETSRLANPPERVVLAACELAMSHIRPGEEALGFAGTLLASGSRTVIGAVARVGDRAAADTMADLHRRLADGAPPALALAEAIAVDPLRRPFVCLGAG; this comes from the coding sequence GTGGTCGCTGTGCGCTTGTTCCGGCGCGCACTGAACCGCGTCTCGCGTGGTGAAGCTCCGGCTTCGCTGGAGATCCAGGTCCGGGTTCTCATCAGCCTGGGCGCGGCGGACGCCGAGGTGACGTCGACCGAGGCCGGTCTCGCACGCCTGGCGGCGGCGGAGACGGCGCGGCAACGCCTGCCCGCGGGCGAGACGCGTGCCGAGCTCGGGTTGATCGTCAACCTCCAGCGGGCTGTCGTGGTGATGCGCGCGGGCCGGTTCGCGGAAGCGCTCGTGCTCTACGACACCGTGATGCCGCAGCTCGAAGTCGGTGATCAGCTGCTGTTCTTGCGCACGCTCAACAACCGCGCGCTTGTGCACATGGCGCTGAACCAGCCGGCCGCGGCGCAGGCGGACCTGGTGCGCGCGCTCGAGTTGTCACTCGCGCTCGGCCAGCCGCGGCTCGAGGGCAAGATCCGGCAGAACCTCGGTGATCACGCCCAATTGCTCGGGGACGTCCCGCAAGCGTTGTTCCACTACGAAGAGGCAGCCCGGATCTTCGTCGACTTCTTCGAGGAAGAGTCACCCGGTTCGCTGGCGGTGGTGCGGCTCGACCAGGCCCGGGCGCTGCTCACCGCGGGTCTCGGTGAGGAAGCGGCGCGCCACCTCGACGAGGCGCTGCCCCAGCTGCGCGCGAACGGGTCGGGCCAGCACATCGCCGAGGCCGAAGTCGCCCGCGCCGCCGCCGCGCTGCTGGAAGGCGACTTCGCGCTGGCGCGCAAGTTCGCATCCGATGCGCGGCGCCGGTTCCTGCGCCGCGGCAACACGACGTGGGCCGAGATCGCCGGCCTCGCCCGGTTCCGCGCCGACGCCCACAAGATCCTCAGCACCCGCGACGCCCGGTCGACCGCGCGGCTGCCGGCCGACCTCGTGGCGCTGGCCGAACGCCTGTCTGCGCTGGGGGTGCGGGACGAGGCGGCTGTGGCGCGGTTGCTCGCCGTGCGGCTCCTGTTGCGGCGCGAGGAGTTCGACGAGGCCGCGAAAGTGCTGGCCGGCGTGCCGAAGCCGCGCGAGACGGCGCCGATCGACCACCGGATGCTGTTCCGGCTGTGCCGCGCGGAGCTGGCCGTGGCCACGGGTCGGCCGCGGTCCGCGCTCGCGCAGGCGCGCGCCGGCCTTCGCGAGCTGGGCATGATCCGCGACCGCATGGGCGGGCTCGACCTGGTGTGCGGCACGGCCGTGCACGGCGAAGAGCTGGGCCGGCTCGCGATGCGGCTCGTGCTGCGCCGCGCCCGCAACAACGCCGCAGGTGCGCGCCGCATGTTCGCGTGGCTGGAGCGCACGCGCGCGCAGGTCTACCGCTACGAGCCGCTGCCCGTGATCGAGGATCCCGTGCTGTCGAAGCACATCACGGAGATGCGGCACCTGCAGCGCTCGATCCAGCGCGCCCGGGCCGAGGGCGAGCCTGTGAAGGCGCTGGAGCAGCGATATTCCGCGCTGCAGCACGAAGCGAGCCGGCTCGGCTGGTACACGAGCCCGTGGGGCCGGCCGCGGCCGGTCGCCACGCCGGACGAGGTCGTGGAGCAGCTCGGCGACCGCGTGCTCGTGAGCCTGGTGCCCTACAACGGGCAGCTGTACTCGGTGGTCGTCGACCGCGGGTCGTTCCGGCTGCTGAAGCTCGGGCCGTACGAGGACATCGTGGAGACGGCGAAGCAGCTGCACGCCGACCTCGACGCGCTGGCGCCTGACCACCTGCCGCCGATGCTGGCCGAGACGGTGGCGGCTTCCGCCGTCCGGCGCGCGGACAAGCTCGACGCGCTGATCTCCGCGTCGCTGGTCAAGACGCTCGACGATCGCGAGCTCGTGATCGTCCCCATCGGACAGCTGTACGCGATGCCGTGGGGTGCGCTGCCGTCGCTGCGTGGCCACGCGGTGTCCATCGCGCCGTCGGCCACCGCGTGGATCACCGCCAAACGTGCCACCGACGCCGGCGCCGTGCTGCTCGCCGGCGGCCCCGGCGTGCCCGGCGCGGTCGGTGAGGTGAGCAAACTCCGCTCGGTCTACCCGGACGCCCGCCTCGTCGACGGCTCCGATGCCACCAGCTCCGCCGTCCTCGCCGCCCTCGATGGCACCCGCCTGGCCCACCTCGTCGCCCACGGTGCCCACGAGCCGGCCAACGCGTTGTTCTCCCGCCTCGAACTCGTCGACGGCCCGCTCTTCGCCCACGAGACCTCACGCCTCGCGAACCCGCCCGAACGCGTCGTCCTCGCGGCCTGCGAACTGGCCATGAGCCACATCCGCCCGGGCGAAGAAGCCCTCGGCTTCGCCGGCACGCTGCTGGCCAGCGGCTCCCGCACGGTCATCGGCGCCGTCGCCCGCGTCGGCGACCGCGCGGCGGCGGACACGATGGCCGACCTGCACCGGCGGCTGGCCGACGGCGCGCCGCCCGCGCTGGCTCTGGCGGAGGCCATCGCCGTGGACCCGCTGCGGCGGCCCTTCGTGTGCCTGGGCGCGGGCTGA